Proteins encoded together in one Diabrotica undecimpunctata isolate CICGRU chromosome 3, icDiaUnde3, whole genome shotgun sequence window:
- the LOC140437851 gene encoding uncharacterized protein — protein MVMCFVPNCKHYTEQKRCKFFVFPSKISEKQKWINLIRRQDREPSKYSLVCSCHFVDQDRKNGPTIFEHNIKRKFVFSTPEKRKRQAQQINSSLDEGATSSSVDIVDEAAGPSTNSPEPGPSTSIHTEKVAVSLPERSNASVGAENYFLKEEVNQLSEKLKNLSCRFSFEQIKNNDAHILMYTGIPTSALYSTLFETMEGFELNYYANWQVKILPKIDQMLMTLMKLRLNLPHEDLAIRFNCSTATVTNIVMTWIYALHEILFKQLMEKIPSRKKNKHAFQLHFHHLEIVESS, from the exons ATGGTTATGTGCTTCGTTCCAAACTGTAAACATTACACTGAGCAAAAAAGATGCAAATTTTTTGTATTCCCTTcgaaaatttcagagaagcagaaGTGGATCAATCTCATTAG GAGGCAAGATAGAGAACCATCTAAGTACTCGTTagtttgtagttgtcattttgtgGATCAAGATAGGAAAAATGGACCTACAATTTTTGAGCATAATATAAAGAGAAAATTTGTGTTCTCTACTCCAGAAAAACG caAAAGACAGGCTCAGCAAATAAATTCCTCATTAGATGAAGGGGCAACTTCATCTTCAGTTGATATTGTAGATGAAGCAGCTGGACCATCAACAAATAGTCCTGAACCAGGTCCATCCACATCAATTCACACAGAAAAAGTGGCTGTATCTCTACCAGAAAGAAGTAATGCATCTGTAGGGGCGGAAAATTACTTTCTTAAAGAAGAAGTAAATCAATtaagtgaaaaattaaaaaatctttcatGTCGGTTTAGTtttgaacaaattaaaaataatgatgCTCATATTTTAATGTACACAGGAATACCAACCAGTGCTCTGTACTCAACATTATTTGAAACTATGGAAGGTTTTGAGTTAAATTATTACGCAAACTGGCAAGTAAAAATTTTACCCAAAATTGACCAAATGCTAATGACACTGATGAAATTAAGGTTAAATTTACCACATGAAGATTTGGCAATTAGGTTTAATTGCAGTACAGCGACTGTCACTAATATTGTGATGACATGGATATATGCCTTgcatgaaattttatttaaacaactaATGGAAAAGATTCcctcaagaaaaaaaaacaagcatGCCTTCCAACTGCATTTTCATCATTTAGAAATTGTAGAATCATCTTAG